In bacterium, one genomic interval encodes:
- a CDS encoding ATPase, T2SS/T4P/T4SS family produces PVPDGFRYTTLLAGLLPVREAKKYGVVPLKEDRRRLAIGTSEPQNVPVLDELAFVTGKEVVPYLMLEMELADALDAVYTDAGRKRPVPDLPPPPPGRPVVGARPAVEPVFQGYTPGADSPVTRLVGAALEAGSEFIHLQETDGNLYVRLRRAGVLEPAPFQLPASSRTLLNQIKVLAGLPTSERTRQQKGHFRLNLGGNAVSVSAIFAPTARGERAVLRLDTNRSGVPTFEELAVPEKLAVLLRESGEGRHGLIVLSGPPFSRKKDLAYALLADMDSRGRAILTVEEHTTFSLDEVDTLRPHPEEGLTYADAVEAALEQDPDVLFVDELSSAEVANTLIGASYARILVILRLASSGILSAVLALKEIGKEPFLLASSLALVTSQRELRRLCPRCKRPYKATKAVLDSLHIAATRPFTFYEAPGCEECHHTGSSGTALIYEHLTPNAQIRQLLAGDLSIEDLSRAARRAGLRSAREIGLELALSGDISVAELLRLT; encoded by the coding sequence GGCACCTCCGAGCCCCAGAACGTCCCCGTCCTCGACGAGCTGGCCTTCGTGACCGGCAAGGAGGTCGTCCCTTACCTGATGCTGGAAATGGAGCTGGCCGACGCCCTGGACGCGGTTTACACCGACGCCGGCCGGAAGCGACCCGTGCCGGACCTCCCCCCGCCTCCCCCCGGCCGGCCGGTGGTCGGTGCGCGGCCGGCGGTCGAGCCGGTCTTCCAGGGCTACACGCCGGGCGCCGACAGCCCGGTGACGCGGTTGGTCGGGGCAGCCCTGGAAGCGGGGAGCGAGTTCATCCACCTCCAGGAGACGGACGGCAACCTCTACGTCCGCCTCCGGCGCGCCGGGGTTCTGGAGCCCGCCCCCTTCCAACTGCCCGCGAGCAGCCGGACTCTCCTCAACCAGATCAAGGTCCTGGCGGGGCTTCCCACCTCGGAGCGCACCCGGCAGCAGAAGGGCCACTTCCGCCTGAACCTGGGCGGCAACGCCGTGTCCGTTTCGGCCATCTTCGCCCCGACCGCCCGGGGTGAGCGCGCCGTGCTGCGCCTGGACACCAACCGCTCCGGGGTGCCCACCTTCGAGGAGCTGGCGGTGCCCGAGAAGTTGGCCGTTCTCCTGCGGGAGTCCGGCGAGGGCCGCCACGGGCTTATCGTCCTCTCCGGCCCGCCCTTCTCGCGCAAGAAAGACTTGGCCTACGCCCTTTTGGCCGATATGGACTCGAGGGGCCGGGCGATTCTGACCGTGGAGGAGCACACCACCTTCAGCCTGGATGAGGTGGACACCCTGCGTCCCCACCCCGAGGAGGGTCTCACCTACGCCGACGCCGTGGAGGCCGCCCTGGAGCAGGACCCCGACGTGCTATTCGTGGACGAGCTCTCCTCCGCCGAGGTGGCCAACACCCTCATCGGCGCAAGTTATGCCCGCATCCTGGTCATCCTCCGGCTGGCGAGCTCGGGCATCCTGTCGGCGGTGCTGGCCCTGAAGGAGATCGGCAAGGAGCCGTTCCTCCTCGCCAGCTCCCTGGCGCTGGTCACGAGCCAGCGGGAGCTCCGCCGCCTCTGCCCGCGCTGCAAGCGGCCTTACAAAGCCACGAAGGCGGTTCTCGACAGCCTTCACATCGCCGCCACGCGCCCCTTCACGTTCTACGAGGCGCCGGGCTGCGAGGAGTGCCACCACACCGGCTCCTCGGGAACGGCCCTCATCTACGAGCACCTGACGCCCAACGCCCAGATCAGGCAACTCCTGGCCGGGGACCTTTCCATCGAGGACCTCAGCCGGGCGGCCCGCCGGGCGGGGCTCCGGAGCGCCCGCGAAATCGGCCTCGAGCTGGCCCTCTCCGGCGACATCTCCGTGGCCGAGCTGTTGCGCCTGACGTAA